In the genome of Vicia villosa cultivar HV-30 ecotype Madison, WI linkage group LG7, Vvil1.0, whole genome shotgun sequence, one region contains:
- the LOC131617215 gene encoding FAS1 domain-containing protein SELMODRAFT_448915-like: MENTNHYPHFLIITLIFFTTFTSCNSTSTNTSSSTTPSPPMPTQELNNILDALIGSGDTTITKWLSILSMSNPSLSLTLFIPQQTLSPSSTLDPFTFPYHIVPQRLSFADLLLVPRYSRLPTLLPGKTIAITDNSIGNFTLDDVLLTHPDLYNTSSLAVHGIERLLDYSIFGDDAIMLI, from the coding sequence ATGGAAAACACCAACCACTAtcctcatttcctcatcatcacACTCATCTTCTTCACAACCTTCACATCATGCAATAGTACCTCCACAaacacatcatcatcaacaacaccaTCTCCACCAATGCCAACTCAAGAACTAAACAACATTCTTGACGCGCTCATAGGCTCAGGAGACACAACCATAACCAAATGGCTAAGCATCTTATCAATGTCAAACCCATCACTAAGCCTAACACTCTTCATCCCTCAACAAACACTCTCACCATCCTCCACACTAGACCCCTTCACTTTCCCATACCATATCGTCCCGCAGCGTCTCTCCTTCGCCGACCTCCTCCTCGTCCCTCGCTACTCCCGTCTCCCCACTCTCCTCCCCGGTAAAACCATCGCCATCACCGATAACTCCATCGGTAACTTCACACTCGACGATGTCCTCCTCACTCATCCTGATCTTTATAACACTTCTTCGCTCGCTGTTCATGGCATTGAGAGGCTTCTTGATTACTCTATCTTTGGTGATGATGCTATTATGTTAATTTGA